GTGCACATCAATCGCGTGTCGAAGACGGTCAAGGGCGGTAAGCGCTTCGGCTTCGCCGCGCTGGTCGTGGTCGGCGACGGCAAGGGCCGCGCCGGTTTCGGTCACGGCAAGGCGCGCGAAGTGCCGGAAGCCATCTCCAAGGCCACTGCGGCTGCGAAGAAGGCCATGGTTCGCGTTCCCCTTCGCGACGGTCGTACGCTGCACCATGACGGCAACGGTCACTTCGGTGCCGGCAAGGTCACGGTTCGCTCGGCTCCGTCGGGTACCGGCATCATCGCCGGTGGTCCGATGCGCGCCGTGTTCGAAAGCCTTGGTGTCCACGACGTGGTCACCAAGTCGGTCGGCACGTCGAACCCGTACAACATGATCCGTGCGACCTTCGAGGCGCTCAAGGAACAGACCAGCCCGCGCAGTGTCGCGCAGCGTCGTGGCAAGAAGGTCGCCGACCTCCTTGGCCGTGGCGGGCTCGACAAGGCCGAGGCCGAAGCGACCGCCGAAGCGGTCACGGAGTAATCAGCATGGCCACCATCAAGATCACGCAGACCGGTTCGCCGATCCGCCGTCACAAGACCCAGCGCGCGACGCTGGTCGGCCTTGGCCTCAACAAGATGCACCGCACGGTCGAGGTCGAAGCGACCCCGGAAGTGATGGGCCAGGTTCGCAAGGTCGCGCACCTGCTCAAGGTCGAAAACTAAACATCAACCGGATGGCGGTGGGCGTCGTGCCCGCCGCCTCCAGCGCGAAATAAGCGAAAGCGAGTGCACACATGACGATCAAGCTCAACGAACTCCGCGACAATCCCGGCGCCCGCAAGGACCGCGTCCGCGTCGGCCGCGGCATCGGCTCTGGTGTCGGCAAGACTGCCGGCCGTGGTCAGAAGGGGCAGAAGAGCCGCTCGGGCGTCTCGATCAAGGGCTTCGAGGGCGGCCAGATGCCGCTCCACATGCGGATCCCGAAGCGCGGCTTCAACAACATCTTCGCCAAAGATTTCGCCGAAGTGAATCTGGGCGCGATCCAGAAGATGATCGATGCCGGCAAGCTTGAAGGCACGGGCACGCTCGACCATGCCGCGCTGAAGGCCGCTGGCCTGGCACGCGGTGGCAGCGACGGAGTCCGCCTTCTCGCCAAGGGCGAACTGACCAGCAAGGTCAGCTTCAAGGTTTCGGGCGCGTCGAAAGGCGCGATCGAGGCGGTCGAGAAGGCTGGTGGCAAGGTCGAGGTGATGCAGGTCGTCACCGCCGCCGAAAAGGCCGCCGCGAAGAAGGGCAAGGCCCGTCTCGCGCGCATCGCCGCCAAGGACGAAAAGAACGCGGCAAAGAAGGCGTAACGTCGCCTTGTTTCACGCGGGGGGCTTCGCAGCGACGCCTCAGTGACTATATCGGGCGGCGGGGGGCTTCGGGCCTGCCGCCGCCTGACTTTTTTCTAGGGATACTTCATGGCATCCGCAGCCGAACAATTGGCCGCCAACATTTCGCTGGCAAGCTTCACCAAAGCCACCGAGCTCAAGAAGCGCCTGTGGTTTACGCTCGGGGCGTTGATCCTGTTCCGCCTGCTGTCGTTCGTGCCGATTCCCGGTATCGATCCCCGCGCGCTAGCCTCGCTATTCCAGACGCAGCAGGGCGGCGTCCTCGATTTCTTCAACACCTTTTCGGGCGGCAGCCTGGAGCGCATGTCGATCATCGCGCTCGGCGTCATGC
Above is a genomic segment from Sphingomonas sp. LY29 containing:
- the rpsE gene encoding 30S ribosomal protein S5 — protein: MADENQTPQADAAPEAAAPEAAAPAAAPEGRGPRGGRGRGGPGGGRDNRGGGNRGRRDDRRGGRGGDDDGEELIEKLVHINRVSKTVKGGKRFGFAALVVVGDGKGRAGFGHGKAREVPEAISKATAAAKKAMVRVPLRDGRTLHHDGNGHFGAGKVTVRSAPSGTGIIAGGPMRAVFESLGVHDVVTKSVGTSNPYNMIRATFEALKEQTSPRSVAQRRGKKVADLLGRGGLDKAEAEATAEAVTE
- the rpmD gene encoding 50S ribosomal protein L30, which translates into the protein MATIKITQTGSPIRRHKTQRATLVGLGLNKMHRTVEVEATPEVMGQVRKVAHLLKVEN
- the rplO gene encoding 50S ribosomal protein L15, producing MKLNELRDNPGARKDRVRVGRGIGSGVGKTAGRGQKGQKSRSGVSIKGFEGGQMPLHMRIPKRGFNNIFAKDFAEVNLGAIQKMIDAGKLEGTGTLDHAALKAAGLARGGSDGVRLLAKGELTSKVSFKVSGASKGAIEAVEKAGGKVEVMQVVTAAEKAAAKKGKARLARIAAKDEKNAAKKA